One Chloroflexota bacterium DNA window includes the following coding sequences:
- a CDS encoding PLP-dependent aminotransferase family protein has translation MERRSVSLTQYEATPGVIDLAWGHPDPTLLPVQELAAATRRAMDRHGSDILEYGATAGSPPLIDFICDRLAETDARAPSPAEVVITSGASQGLDLVATLLLSAGDTVLLDVPTYHLAISILADHPVRLQAVPSDADGVVLDELAEVVARLRRAGEHPRLLYTIPTFHNPTGRKVSLERRNALVAFAAQEGLLIAEDDTYRELSYDGPSPPSLWALDGAGSVVRIGSFAKSVAPGLRLGYVTASAEIATRMATGGLLDSGGGMNHFAATVLAEYAASGDYVRQVERFRSAYRAQRDRLLAGLSAHLPDTAAWSRPGGGYFVWVELPAGVTADRLLPVAAARGMAFLPGHRFFLDDGAVPGALRLAFSMHPPETLEEATAHLGAAVNQLLVDAG, from the coding sequence ATGGAACGCCGCAGCGTTTCTCTGACCCAGTACGAGGCGACGCCGGGCGTCATCGACCTCGCCTGGGGACATCCTGACCCAACGCTGCTGCCGGTTCAGGAGCTCGCGGCCGCGACACGACGCGCGATGGATCGCCACGGGTCGGATATCCTCGAGTACGGCGCCACGGCGGGCTCCCCGCCGTTGATCGACTTCATCTGCGACCGCCTGGCCGAGACCGATGCGCGTGCCCCCAGCCCGGCCGAGGTGGTGATCACCAGCGGTGCCTCCCAGGGGCTCGACCTGGTGGCCACACTGCTGCTGTCTGCCGGCGACACCGTGCTGCTCGACGTCCCGACCTACCACCTGGCGATCAGCATCCTGGCCGATCACCCGGTTCGGCTCCAGGCCGTGCCCTCCGACGCCGACGGCGTTGTGCTCGATGAGCTGGCCGAGGTAGTCGCGCGCCTGCGCCGCGCCGGCGAGCACCCGCGACTCCTGTACACGATCCCGACCTTCCATAACCCGACAGGCCGCAAGGTCTCGCTCGAGCGACGGAACGCGCTCGTGGCCTTCGCCGCACAGGAGGGCCTCCTCATCGCCGAGGACGACACCTATCGCGAGCTCTCCTACGACGGCCCGTCACCGCCGTCGCTCTGGGCGCTGGACGGCGCCGGATCGGTGGTGCGCATCGGCAGCTTTGCGAAGTCGGTGGCCCCGGGCCTGCGCCTCGGCTACGTGACCGCCTCCGCCGAGATCGCAACCCGCATGGCGACCGGCGGCCTGCTCGATTCGGGAGGCGGGATGAACCATTTCGCAGCCACCGTGCTCGCCGAATACGCCGCCAGCGGCGACTACGTTCGGCAGGTCGAGCGCTTCCGCTCCGCATATCGGGCGCAGCGGGATCGGCTGCTGGCCGGCCTCAGCGCCCACCTTCCCGATACTGCCGCGTGGTCACGCCCGGGGGGTGGCTACTTCGTCTGGGTCGAGCTGCCGGCGGGAGTCACGGCCGACAGGCTGCTGCCCGTCGCGGCGGCCCGCGGGATGGCGTTCCTGCCCGGCCATCGCTTCTTCCTGGACGATGGGGCGGTGCCAGGTGCGCTCCGGCTTGCCTTCAGCATGCATCCCCCCGAGACCCTGGAGGAAGCCACCGCCCACCTGGGAGCTGCGGTCAATCAGCTGCTGGTGGACGCTGGCTGA
- a CDS encoding GNAT family N-acetyltransferase: MGELEVTLRPWGPGDRALVDRVMGDPRMTEHLGGPESPEKLAERQARYERIHETGTGGMFVICAGTEDGGVGSVGYWEHAWRGDTVWEIGWSVVPEWQRRGIATRAVGLLLERIADAGLDRAILAYPAVDNGASNAVCRKAGMTLIGEAVVEFPPGNPFRANEWALQPASTSS; encoded by the coding sequence ATAGGCGAGCTGGAGGTCACGCTTCGTCCGTGGGGGCCTGGTGACCGCGCGCTCGTCGACCGAGTGATGGGCGATCCGCGCATGACCGAGCACCTCGGCGGCCCGGAGTCGCCGGAGAAGCTCGCTGAGCGCCAGGCACGCTACGAGCGCATCCATGAAACTGGCACGGGCGGGATGTTCGTGATCTGCGCCGGTACCGAGGATGGGGGGGTGGGGTCGGTCGGCTATTGGGAGCACGCCTGGCGCGGCGACACGGTATGGGAGATCGGCTGGAGCGTGGTCCCCGAGTGGCAGCGGCGCGGGATCGCGACCCGCGCGGTGGGCCTCCTGCTGGAGCGGATTGCCGACGCCGGACTGGATCGGGCGATCCTGGCCTACCCGGCGGTCGACAACGGGGCCTCCAACGCCGTCTGCCGCAAGGCTGGCATGACGCTCATCGGCGAGGCCGTGGTCGAGTTCCCTCCCGGCAATCCGTTCCGGGCCAACGAGTGGGCGCTTCAGCCAGCGTCCACCAGCAGCTGA
- a CDS encoding HAD family hydrolase — protein sequence MPRALIFDLDGTLIDTVYAHVFAWQRALAEAGLPIEGWRIHRRIGMSGGLFTRAVARELGRPLSDAEVEEIQRRHGELFRELVPERRPLPGAVDLLAHLREVGVPFGIATSGRRPEIDASLEILGVGADVVVVERGDVLRAKPEPDLFLACQERMGVEIRDVTVVGDAVWDLLAARRAGMLSVGLLTGGYGEDELGRAGAFRVYRDPAELNASLDELGIVP from the coding sequence ATGCCGCGAGCGCTGATCTTCGACCTGGACGGAACGCTGATCGACACCGTCTACGCGCACGTCTTCGCCTGGCAGCGGGCGCTGGCGGAGGCGGGACTGCCGATCGAGGGCTGGCGCATCCATCGGCGCATCGGGATGAGCGGCGGCCTGTTCACGCGCGCCGTGGCCCGCGAGCTGGGCCGTCCCCTGAGCGACGCGGAGGTCGAAGAGATCCAGCGCCGCCACGGCGAGCTCTTCCGCGAGCTCGTCCCGGAGCGCCGTCCGCTGCCCGGCGCGGTGGACCTGCTGGCGCACCTGCGCGAGGTCGGCGTGCCGTTCGGGATCGCGACCTCGGGACGCCGCCCGGAGATCGACGCGTCGCTCGAGATTCTCGGCGTAGGGGCCGATGTGGTCGTGGTGGAGCGCGGCGACGTCCTGCGCGCCAAGCCGGAGCCTGACCTGTTCCTGGCCTGCCAGGAGCGCATGGGGGTCGAGATCCGCGACGTGACGGTCGTCGGTGACGCGGTCTGGGACTTGCTCGCCGCCCGCCGCGCCGGGATGCTGTCGGTGGGGCTGTTGACCGGTGGCTACGGCGAGGACGAGCTGGGGCGCGCGGGTGCGTTCCGCGTCTACCGCGATCCGGCGGAGCTGAACGCCTCGCTCGACGAGCTGGGGATCGTCCCATAG
- a CDS encoding VOC family protein, which yields MSKIAPCLWFDGQAEEAAQFYTSILPDSRIEKVQRAPADNPSTDEGAVLTVDFTLAGQQFIGLNGGPEFAFNEAISFSIDCADQAEVDRLWDALVEGGGEHSVCGWLKDRYGVSWQVIPRQLPELLGGPDRGGAARAMKAMLEMTKIDVAKLREAYEGVPVEA from the coding sequence ATGTCCAAGATCGCCCCTTGCCTTTGGTTCGACGGACAAGCAGAGGAGGCCGCTCAGTTCTACACGTCGATCCTGCCCGACAGCCGGATCGAGAAGGTTCAGCGCGCGCCCGCCGACAACCCGAGCACCGATGAGGGGGCGGTGCTGACCGTCGACTTCACGCTCGCCGGTCAGCAGTTCATCGGCCTCAACGGTGGGCCCGAATTTGCCTTTAACGAGGCCATCTCGTTCAGCATCGATTGTGCCGACCAGGCCGAGGTCGACCGGCTGTGGGACGCGCTGGTCGAGGGTGGCGGCGAACACAGCGTCTGCGGCTGGCTGAAGGACCGCTACGGCGTGTCGTGGCAGGTCATCCCGCGCCAGCTCCCGGAGCTCCTCGGTGGCCCCGATCGCGGGGGAGCGGCGCGCGCCATGAAGGCCATGCTGGAGATGACCAAGATCGACGTCGCCAAGCTGCGCGAGGCGTACGAGGGCGTCCCAGTCGAGGCCTGA
- a CDS encoding metalloregulator ArsR/SmtB family transcription factor, which produces MVQYPHLDQTIAALADPTRRAVLERLGRESATISGLAEPFGISLTGMKKHVRILEGAGLVTTEKVGRSRRCTIGPRRLDDLQTWIETYRRALGQRLDRFGELVERKKGTTS; this is translated from the coding sequence ATGGTTCAGTATCCGCACCTCGACCAGACCATCGCCGCGCTCGCCGACCCCACCCGCCGCGCGGTCCTTGAGCGCCTCGGGCGCGAGAGCGCCACGATCTCCGGCCTGGCCGAGCCGTTCGGCATCTCGCTCACCGGGATGAAGAAGCACGTGCGGATCCTCGAGGGCGCGGGGCTGGTGACGACCGAGAAGGTGGGGCGCAGCCGGCGCTGCACCATCGGTCCGCGCCGGCTCGATGACCTGCAGACCTGGATCGAGACCTATCGGCGCGCGCTGGGCCAGCGCCTCGACCGATTCGGTGAACTCGTCGAACGCAAGAAAGGAACGACCTCATGA
- a CDS encoding SRPBCC family protein translates to MTSAQPQAQPVTLTLPSDRELRIERVFNAPRDRVFAAYTEPALIPQWWGAETVVEEMDVRTGGSWRFVAHYPNGYDAAFRGTYRQVTPPERIVQTFEIEGMGSTHVETITFEDLGERTRLTVTSLFDTTEQRDNIVTSGAERGATETYARLEALLASLPGS, encoded by the coding sequence ATGACCAGCGCACAGCCGCAGGCGCAGCCCGTGACGCTCACCCTGCCGTCGGATCGCGAGCTCCGCATCGAGCGGGTCTTCAACGCCCCGCGAGACCGGGTCTTCGCCGCATACACCGAGCCGGCCCTCATCCCGCAGTGGTGGGGCGCGGAGACTGTTGTCGAGGAGATGGACGTGCGGACCGGCGGCAGCTGGCGATTCGTGGCCCATTACCCGAACGGGTACGACGCAGCTTTCAGGGGCACGTACCGCCAAGTCACCCCACCGGAGAGGATCGTGCAGACCTTCGAGATCGAGGGAATGGGCTCGACTCACGTCGAGACGATCACCTTCGAGGATCTCGGCGAGCGCACGCGGCTGACCGTCACCTCGCTCTTCGACACCACCGAGCAGCGCGACAACATCGTGACCTCCGGCGCAGAGCGCGGCGCCACCGAAACCTACGCCCGGCTCGAGGCGCTCCTGGCCAGTCTCCCCGGTTCCTAG
- a CDS encoding glycine cleavage T C-terminal barrel domain-containing protein: MAFDMSLVQRGARLRQTPFYEAEQAYGPRGYTVYNHMLFPINFDDFEAEYWHLLRHVTLWDVAVERQLEVQGRDGFRFAQLLTPRDLSKCKVGQGKYVLITAPDGGIVNDPVMLRLGENHFWFALASSDALLYAIGLAADLGWDVQLSEPDVSPLQIQGPRSREVVQALFGDEIRSLKYYWFRELELDGIPLIVTRTGWTAEVGYEVYLRDGSHGTALWERIMEAGRPFQIKPTGPVDIRRVEGGILNWGADMTIENNAFEVGLERLCNLDGPFEFQGKSALRRIRDEGVSRRLVGVEIGGEKLDMNFTKWPVHANGGHVGSVTTALWSPRLEKNIGYAWLPVELAGVGSSVTVDCPNGNREATVVAMPFIDPMKEIPKA; this comes from the coding sequence ATGGCCTTTGACATGAGCCTGGTCCAGCGCGGGGCCCGCCTGCGCCAGACGCCGTTCTACGAGGCCGAGCAGGCCTACGGCCCACGCGGCTACACCGTCTACAACCATATGCTCTTCCCGATCAACTTCGACGACTTCGAGGCCGAGTACTGGCACCTGCTGCGCCACGTCACGCTGTGGGACGTGGCCGTCGAGCGACAGCTCGAGGTGCAGGGCCGCGATGGCTTCCGCTTTGCCCAGCTACTGACCCCGCGCGACCTGTCGAAGTGCAAGGTGGGCCAGGGCAAGTACGTCCTTATCACGGCGCCCGACGGGGGGATCGTCAACGACCCGGTCATGCTGCGGCTGGGGGAGAACCACTTCTGGTTCGCGCTCGCCAGCTCGGACGCGCTGCTGTACGCGATCGGCCTTGCCGCCGATCTTGGGTGGGACGTCCAGCTCTCCGAGCCCGATGTCTCTCCGCTCCAGATCCAGGGCCCGCGCTCCCGAGAGGTCGTCCAGGCGCTCTTCGGCGACGAGATCCGCTCGCTGAAGTACTACTGGTTCCGCGAGCTGGAGCTCGATGGAATCCCCCTGATCGTGACGCGCACCGGGTGGACCGCCGAAGTGGGGTACGAGGTCTACCTGCGTGACGGCAGTCACGGGACTGCGCTCTGGGAACGGATCATGGAGGCGGGCCGCCCGTTCCAGATCAAGCCCACCGGGCCGGTCGACATCCGGCGGGTGGAGGGCGGCATCCTCAACTGGGGTGCCGACATGACGATCGAGAACAACGCCTTCGAGGTGGGCCTCGAGCGGCTCTGCAACCTGGACGGCCCATTCGAGTTCCAGGGCAAGTCAGCCCTGCGCCGGATCCGCGACGAGGGTGTCAGCCGCCGCCTGGTGGGCGTCGAGATCGGCGGGGAGAAGCTGGACATGAACTTCACGAAATGGCCGGTCCATGCCAACGGTGGGCATGTTGGATCAGTGACGACGGCCCTCTGGTCACCGCGGCTGGAGAAGAACATCGGGTACGCCTGGCTGCCGGTCGAGCTGGCGGGGGTCGGTTCCTCGGTCACGGTGGACTGCCCGAATGGCAATCGCGAGGCGACGGTCGTCGCCATGCCGTTCATCGACCCGATGAAGGAGATCCCCAAGGCCTGA
- a CDS encoding cupin domain-containing protein, with protein sequence MTDPIRARHVPHLELELLGEKVTHEGGELRLLSGSDYGLVTSVMHAQVAPGSGPRRHRHPHAEIFVLHDGQGRYEVEGTNIDAQAGDMVIVLPDAWHSFVNTGSDFLRQTAIHQNPRAVSTFEDGTQRT encoded by the coding sequence TTGACCGATCCCATCCGAGCCCGGCATGTGCCCCACCTCGAGCTTGAACTGCTCGGCGAGAAGGTGACGCACGAAGGTGGCGAGCTGCGCCTTCTCTCAGGCTCCGATTACGGCCTCGTCACCTCGGTCATGCACGCCCAGGTCGCCCCGGGCAGCGGCCCCAGGCGACATCGGCATCCGCATGCCGAGATCTTCGTCCTTCATGACGGCCAGGGCAGGTACGAGGTCGAGGGCACCAACATCGACGCCCAGGCCGGCGACATGGTCATCGTCCTGCCCGATGCCTGGCACTCCTTCGTGAACACCGGCAGCGATTTCCTGCGGCAGACGGCCATCCACCAGAATCCACGGGCAGTCTCCACGTTCGAGGACGGTACGCAGAGGACGTGA
- a CDS encoding NAD(P)-dependent alcohol dehydrogenase, with amino-acid sequence MRAVVHDRYGPPEVLRLEEVERPVPKDDEVLVKVHATTVNRTDAGLRSADVFISRFFTGPLRPKNKILGMEFAGEVEAVGRAVTEFRVGDQVFGGNGSGAHAEYLCIAESAPLAHKPAAMSFEEAAAVFDGASLALVCLEKGGSLAGRSVLVYGASGSVGTAAVQLARAFGARVTAVCTTKNIELVRSLGADEVIDYTKDDFTRNGKRYDVIFDSVGKHSFRRSRRSLKAGGTFIETDLGFLWHVPLLLLATRLTDKKLKMGIARYRKDDLLLFKGLIEAGKYRAVIDRTYPLEDVVEATRYVETEQKTGNVVLKVAAEVTPSAKEAAADES; translated from the coding sequence ATGAGGGCGGTCGTCCACGACCGATACGGGCCTCCGGAGGTCCTCCGACTCGAGGAGGTCGAGCGGCCGGTGCCCAAGGACGACGAGGTTCTCGTCAAGGTGCACGCCACGACCGTCAATCGGACCGACGCCGGCCTCCGCAGCGCCGACGTATTCATCAGCCGCTTCTTCACAGGCCCGCTTCGGCCGAAGAACAAGATCCTCGGCATGGAGTTCGCCGGCGAGGTCGAGGCGGTCGGCCGTGCCGTCACCGAGTTCAGGGTCGGCGACCAGGTCTTCGGCGGCAACGGCTCCGGCGCGCACGCCGAGTACCTCTGCATCGCGGAGAGCGCTCCGTTGGCGCACAAGCCAGCGGCGATGAGCTTCGAAGAGGCCGCGGCGGTCTTTGATGGGGCGAGCCTCGCGTTGGTCTGCCTTGAGAAAGGCGGATCCCTAGCCGGGAGGAGCGTCCTCGTCTACGGGGCCTCGGGGTCCGTAGGGACCGCAGCCGTGCAGCTGGCCAGAGCCTTTGGTGCAAGAGTCACCGCCGTGTGCACCACCAAGAACATCGAGCTCGTGCGATCGCTCGGAGCCGATGAGGTCATCGACTACACCAAGGATGACTTCACCAGGAACGGCAAGCGATACGACGTCATCTTCGACAGCGTGGGCAAGCACTCGTTCAGGCGGTCCAGGCGATCGCTGAAGGCCGGCGGAACCTTCATCGAAACGGACCTGGGCTTCCTGTGGCACGTACCCCTGCTTCTGTTGGCCACGCGATTGACTGACAAGAAGCTGAAGATGGGGATCGCCCGGTACAGGAAGGACGACCTACTCCTCTTCAAGGGGCTCATCGAGGCAGGCAAATACCGCGCGGTCATCGATCGCACCTACCCGCTCGAGGACGTGGTCGAGGCAACCCGGTACGTCGAGACTGAGCAGAAGACGGGAAACGTTGTGCTGAAGGTCGCCGCCGAGGTGACGCCAAGCGCGAAGGAGGCCGCTGCAGATGAGTCGTGA
- a CDS encoding nuclear transport factor 2 family protein: MSRDPSADLLREFTAVFNTRDLDAVMTYFTDDAVFESPRGPDPWGTRFEGKERVREGLAARFAGLPELHYGDDEHFVVGNRGASEWTLRGTTTDGERIEVRGCDLWTFRDGQITKKDSFWKILVR, encoded by the coding sequence ATGAGTCGTGATCCCAGCGCCGACCTGCTCAGGGAGTTCACCGCAGTCTTCAACACGCGCGACCTCGATGCGGTCATGACCTACTTCACCGATGACGCGGTCTTCGAGTCGCCCCGCGGCCCGGATCCCTGGGGGACCAGGTTCGAGGGCAAGGAACGGGTACGTGAAGGGCTTGCAGCCCGATTCGCCGGTCTGCCCGAGCTGCACTACGGCGACGACGAGCACTTCGTCGTCGGGAACCGCGGCGCGTCGGAGTGGACCTTGCGGGGCACGACAACCGACGGCGAGCGGATCGAGGTCCGAGGCTGCGATCTGTGGACCTTCCGCGACGGCCAGATCACCAAGAAGGATTCCTTCTGGAAGATCCTCGTGCGCTGA
- a CDS encoding alpha/beta hydrolase translates to MEQLKIDGLRIAYRREGDGPLLLLLHGFVGDSREWASEIEGLSDHFTVVAWDGPGSGKSADPPESFRMADYADCLAGFVEVLDLGPAHFIGLSFGGALALELFRRHPAIPRTLVLASAYAGWTGSLSRDVADQRLQLTLPMADLPPDEFVRTLIPTMLSESAAPETVDSLASIMSQLHPAGFRTMARALAEADLRDVLPRIDVPTLLLYGDRDVRAPLTVARDLHASIPESSLVVMPGVGHMSNVEAPDRFIAEVRKFLRGVGPSRS, encoded by the coding sequence ATGGAACAGCTCAAGATTGACGGGCTGCGCATCGCGTATCGGCGAGAGGGCGATGGCCCCCTGCTGCTCCTGTTGCACGGATTCGTGGGCGACAGTCGGGAGTGGGCCAGCGAGATCGAGGGCTTGTCCGACCACTTCACCGTCGTGGCCTGGGACGGCCCTGGTAGTGGGAAGTCGGCGGACCCACCCGAATCGTTCCGCATGGCCGACTACGCCGATTGCCTCGCCGGATTCGTCGAGGTGCTGGACCTCGGGCCTGCCCACTTCATCGGTCTGTCGTTTGGCGGCGCCCTCGCTCTCGAACTGTTCCGCCGGCATCCCGCCATCCCGCGGACGTTGGTGCTGGCCTCGGCCTACGCCGGCTGGACCGGCTCACTTTCGCGCGACGTTGCCGATCAACGGCTGCAGCTGACCTTGCCCATGGCGGACCTGCCCCCGGACGAGTTCGTCCGCACGCTCATTCCCACGATGCTGTCGGAATCGGCGGCGCCCGAGACGGTCGACAGCCTGGCATCGATCATGTCGCAACTCCATCCGGCCGGATTCCGGACCATGGCGCGCGCGCTCGCCGAAGCCGATCTGCGGGATGTGCTGCCGCGCATCGACGTGCCGACGTTGCTGCTGTACGGCGACCGGGATGTGCGCGCCCCGCTGACCGTGGCGCGTGACCTGCACGCGTCCATTCCGGAGTCCAGCCTGGTGGTCATGCCGGGCGTCGGCCACATGAGCAACGTCGAGGCGCCGGACCGATTCATTGCCGAAGTCCGCAAATTCCTGCGGGGCGTGGGCCCAAGTCGCAGCTAG
- a CDS encoding cupin domain-containing protein, protein MSFVRTDGEISAVYRQLATVPDLVGPTASMTFLAPGSLTRRQFGIFRRDMQPHAGGPDAHVHRTFSESFYILEGRVRMYDGRAWIEAKSGDFLYVPKGGIHAFKADSDEPASMLILFAPGKARERYFRETEEIRTSGRKLTDRQWTELYARHDQYMV, encoded by the coding sequence ATGTCGTTTGTCCGCACGGACGGTGAGATCAGCGCCGTGTACCGGCAGCTGGCGACGGTGCCGGACCTCGTCGGGCCAACCGCCTCGATGACCTTCCTCGCTCCCGGCTCCCTGACACGTCGCCAGTTCGGGATCTTCCGGCGGGACATGCAGCCGCACGCCGGCGGGCCCGATGCGCACGTCCATCGGACCTTCTCCGAATCGTTCTACATCCTTGAAGGACGCGTCCGGATGTACGACGGTCGCGCCTGGATCGAGGCCAAGTCCGGCGACTTCCTGTACGTGCCCAAGGGAGGGATTCACGCCTTCAAGGCCGATTCGGACGAGCCTGCCTCCATGCTCATCCTGTTCGCGCCCGGCAAGGCTCGCGAGCGTTATTTCAGGGAGACCGAGGAGATCCGCACTTCGGGTCGAAAGCTGACTGACCGGCAGTGGACGGAGCTCTACGCGCGGCACGACCAGTACATGGTCTAG
- a CDS encoding HAD family phosphatase has protein sequence MTAHLHKPEGVVLDLDGTLVDTVHTRIDAWLQTFEEKGIPADRSLVAELIGSDGRQLARIVGAAAGEEVDDERAERIDARSGAIYSELNVAPQPLPGATEFLDALDELKIHWAIATSSRREQVGRSVAALHRNQPPLIADGATVKLAKPHPDLGITAGSAMSPDQLRTAGARLVLPTMAHLIPHLKREA, from the coding sequence ATGACTGCGCACCTTCACAAGCCTGAGGGGGTTGTCCTCGACCTGGACGGGACCCTTGTCGACACGGTGCACACGCGCATCGACGCCTGGCTGCAAACGTTCGAGGAAAAGGGCATCCCAGCCGATCGATCCCTCGTCGCCGAGCTCATCGGCTCCGACGGGCGCCAGCTGGCCCGGATCGTAGGTGCGGCGGCAGGTGAGGAGGTCGACGACGAACGCGCGGAGCGGATCGACGCCCGCTCCGGCGCCATCTACTCCGAGCTCAACGTCGCCCCTCAGCCCCTGCCCGGCGCCACGGAATTCCTCGATGCGCTGGACGAGCTGAAGATCCACTGGGCGATCGCGACCTCGAGCCGCCGCGAGCAGGTCGGCCGGTCGGTCGCCGCGCTCCATCGCAACCAGCCGCCTCTCATCGCGGATGGGGCTACCGTCAAGCTGGCGAAGCCTCACCCCGACCTCGGCATCACCGCCGGCTCCGCAATGAGTCCGGACCAGCTACGGACCGCCGGTGCCAGGCTCGTGCTCCCCACGATGGCCCACCTCATCCCCCACCTGAAGCGAGAGGCTTAG
- the merB gene encoding organomercurial lyase translates to MTDNDPDLQQRVRLFIFEHFLDHAAPPVVEQVMTEFSLSRAAATEMLKDLEAAHHIALVKGTARILMAFPFSAIATPFRTTVRGRSYFANCAWDAIAFHAMLGDEVRVESFCHHCATPFEIELLHGRASRVDPPESLVYFARPPTEWWDDITTTCGNTMVFFVSPEHRDASDLCAGADQSASLTPDQVNTLSVPSYSTKFSLDYTRPSKDVLLAHWAAMGLTGDFWKL, encoded by the coding sequence ATGACCGACAACGACCCCGACCTCCAGCAGCGTGTGCGGCTCTTCATCTTCGAGCACTTCCTCGACCATGCCGCCCCGCCGGTGGTGGAGCAGGTCATGACCGAGTTCTCACTCTCCCGAGCCGCCGCCACCGAGATGCTGAAGGACCTCGAAGCGGCCCATCACATCGCGCTCGTCAAAGGAACGGCCCGGATCCTGATGGCCTTTCCGTTCTCGGCCATCGCGACGCCATTCAGGACCACGGTTCGCGGCCGCTCGTACTTCGCCAACTGTGCCTGGGACGCCATCGCCTTCCACGCCATGCTGGGCGACGAGGTCCGGGTCGAGTCCTTCTGCCACCACTGCGCGACACCGTTTGAAATCGAGCTGTTGCACGGCCGCGCGTCGCGTGTCGATCCACCCGAATCGCTTGTCTATTTCGCACGCCCTCCGACCGAGTGGTGGGACGACATCACGACCACCTGCGGCAACACCATGGTCTTCTTCGTCTCCCCCGAGCACCGCGATGCGTCCGACCTCTGCGCAGGAGCCGATCAGTCCGCTTCGTTGACGCCCGACCAGGTCAACACCCTCAGCGTGCCAAGCTATTCCACGAAGTTCTCGCTCGACTACACGAGGCCATCGAAGGACGTGCTGCTCGCCCACTGGGCGGCGATGGGCCTCACCGGCGACTTCTGGAAGCTCTGA
- a CDS encoding type II toxin-antitoxin system VapC family toxin → MSAVIDASVVLAWFQDEHGSDIAERHIMEGIIGAANWSEVLQKARQHGAQPGLVARLLTSFGLEVVDVTAEDAERAADLWEFGSTFSLADRLCLALGLRLDLTVVTTDSVWRSIAHGPRVLLVR, encoded by the coding sequence GTGAGCGCGGTGATCGACGCGTCGGTCGTGCTGGCCTGGTTCCAGGACGAGCATGGCAGCGATATCGCGGAGCGGCACATCATGGAGGGGATCATCGGCGCCGCCAATTGGTCCGAGGTGTTGCAGAAGGCACGACAGCATGGAGCACAGCCCGGGCTCGTCGCTCGCCTGCTCACGTCGTTCGGCCTCGAAGTCGTTGACGTGACCGCGGAGGACGCCGAGCGTGCGGCTGATCTATGGGAGTTCGGGTCGACGTTCTCCCTCGCCGATCGGCTGTGCCTGGCCCTTGGGCTGAGGCTCGACCTCACTGTGGTGACGACCGATTCTGTGTGGCGATCCATTGCACATGGTCCCCGGGTGCTCCTCGTTCGCTGA
- a CDS encoding AbrB/MazE/SpoVT family DNA-binding domain-containing protein: MSDTNVLSVGPKGRVVIPVEIRRRLGLEEGSQLVAVVEGDGVLLLPRAAVKQRLRGMFADLGTSMAEDLLRDRRAAAAEESRTR, from the coding sequence GTGAGTGACACCAACGTGCTATCGGTGGGACCCAAGGGCCGGGTCGTGATTCCCGTGGAGATCCGGCGGCGTCTCGGCCTGGAAGAGGGAAGCCAGCTCGTAGCTGTGGTCGAAGGGGACGGCGTGCTCCTGCTCCCGCGAGCGGCCGTCAAGCAGCGGCTGCGGGGAATGTTCGCCGATCTTGGGACGAGCATGGCGGAGGACCTGTTGCGCGATCGGCGCGCTGCCGCCGCTGAGGAGTCGCGGACGCGGTGA